From Leptodactylus fuscus isolate aLepFus1 chromosome 11, aLepFus1.hap2, whole genome shotgun sequence, one genomic window encodes:
- the PLPP7 gene encoding inactive phospholipid phosphatase 7, whose product MPAPQRRSRARDRNNVLARPEFMSLNQMTTSPQEGRNFNRKQSGQYGNSSEGARERRQSQQLPEEDCMQLNPSFKGIAWNSLMAIDIAMSKSLGVCAHTSSSWGSARSMVKLIGITSHGLPWIVGTLICLWNSNTLAGQEVLVNLLLALFLDILTVAGLQKLMKRRSPFEVTPSILDYIVLDVYAFPAGHASRATMVSKFFLSHLVLAIPLRVLLVLWAFSVGLSRIMIGRHHISDVMGGVVTGYLQYNFVEILWLSSSTCQMLSSLW is encoded by the exons ATGCCAGCCCCCCAGAGACGGAGCAGAGCCCGGGACCGGAACAATGTGCTGGCCAGACCGGAGTTCATGTCCCTGAACCAGATGACCACTTCGCCCCAGGAGGGCAGAAACTTCAACAGAAAGCAGAGCGGGCAATATGGCAACTCCAGCGAGGGCGCCCGGGAGAGGCGGCAGAGCCAGCAGCTGCCCGAGGAGGACTGTATGCAGCTCAACCCGTCCTTCAAAGGCATCGCCTGGAACTCGCTCATGGCCATTGATATAGCCATGTCCAAGAGCCTGGGGGTCTGCGCCCACACTTCGTCCTCATGGGGCAGCGCCCGCTCTATGGTCAAGCTCATCGGGATAACCAGTCACGGCCTCCCCTGGATTGTGGGAACTCTGATCTGCCTGTGGAACAGCAACACGCTGGCCGGCCAAGAAGTCCTGGTGAACCTGCTACTGG CactttttctggacatcctcacGGTGGCCGGACTACAGAAGTTGATGAAACGTCGTAGTCCATTTGAGGTGACTCCTAGTATTCTGGACTACATTGTTCTAGATGTCTATGCCTTCCCAGCAGGACATGCCAGTCGAGCCACGATGGTGTCCAAGTTCTTCCTGAGTCATCTAGTGCTCGCCATCCCCCTGCGGGTTCTCCTGGTCTTGTGGGCCTTCAGTGTTGGACTATCTCGCATTATGATTGGCCGGCACCACATCAGCGATGTCATGGGGGGGGTTGTGACTGGCTACTTGCAGTATAACTTTGTGGAGATACTATGGCTGTCGTCCAGCACGTGTCAGATGTTGTCCTCATTATGGTGA
- the FAM78A gene encoding protein FAM78A, translating into MDIAKEIYHLNYSHRDEVSPGRALQGAGRRTAQVFMRRRPQDCLSLLEIALVLNTMGCIHSLSCKPKVFRESIAVLDVKASIDSTPTSIDESSSVVLRYRTPHFRASAQVLVPPISGKESWRVGWIQACNHMEFYNHYGDLGMSSWELPDLVNGKIPAISDSDGVNYPWYGNTTETCTVTGPTKRDTKFTVSMNDNFYPSVTWAVPVSDSNVPMLTGIQRDQSFTTWLVAINMTSGDLVILHTIKWRMKLEIEVKPTSLLGQRAKLQEPFAQEQPRVLDKNEPIPPSALVKPNANDAQVLMWRPKNKPAVVVIPPKRR; encoded by the exons ATGGATATAGCAAAAGAAATTTACCATCTGAACTACAGCCATCGGGACGAGGTGTCACCCGGCCGAGCCCTGCAGGGAGCGGGCAGGAGAACCGCGCAGGTCTTCATGCGTCGTCGCCCCCAGGACTGCCTGAGCCTGCTAGAGATTGCCCTGGTGTTGAATACTATGGGGTGCATCCATAGCCTAAGCTGCAAACCCAAAGTCTTCAGAGAGTCCATCGCCGTGCTGGACGTCAAAGCATCCATTGACTCCACCCCCACCAGCATCGACGAGTCCTCCAGCGTAGTCCTCCGATACAGGACGCCACACTTCCGAGCCAGCGCCCAAGTACTAGTGCCTCCGATCTCTGGCAAGGAGTCGTGGAGAGTGGGCTGGATCCAGGCCTGTAACCACATGGAGTTCTACAACCACTATGGCGACCTGGGAAT GTCTAGTTGGGAACTTCCGGACCTTGTGAATGGTAAAATCCCCGCCATCAGTGACTCGGACGGCGTCAACTACCCCTGGTATGGCAATACAACCGAGACCTGCACTGTTACTGGCCCCACCAAGCGGGACACCAAGTTTACCGTCAGTATGAATGATAACTTCTACCCAAGTGTGACGTGGGCAGTGCCTGTTAGCGACTCCAATGTGCCTATGCTGACTGGCATCCAGAGGGACCAAAGTTTTACCACTTGGCTGGTGGCCATCAACATGACCAGCGGTGACTTGGTTATTCTGCACACCATCAAGTGGAGGATGAAACTGGAGATCGAGGTCAAGCCGACCTCACTATTGGGACAACGAGCCAAACTACAGGAACCTTTTGCACAGGAACAGCCAAGAGTCCTCGACAAAAATGAGCCGATACCTCCAAGTGCACTGGTGAAGCCGAACGCCAATGACGCTCAGGTGCTGATGTGGAGGCCCAAGAACAAACCAGCCGTGGTGGTGATACCCCCAAAACGTCGGTGA